One window of Flavobacterium dauae genomic DNA carries:
- a CDS encoding thiamine phosphate synthase: protein MIIVITPEELVQNETSIINELFQEGLHLLHVRKPFISLEEMTDFIQKIDVDFHSQLVFHSHYELAREFNISRFHFKEADRQNSLFKSFTDQIISTSVHDIEIFNELNEEWEYAFVSPVFPSISKKGYGENSNILNDMKRRKNLDVKMIALGGINENNIYEVFDNNIDGLALLGAIWESEEPLNVFKKCRHNVLL, encoded by the coding sequence ATGATTATCGTAATCACTCCTGAAGAATTAGTTCAAAATGAAACAAGTATTATCAATGAATTGTTTCAGGAAGGATTGCATTTGCTTCATGTAAGAAAACCTTTTATCAGTTTAGAAGAAATGACGGATTTTATTCAAAAGATAGATGTTGATTTTCATTCTCAATTGGTTTTTCACAGTCATTATGAATTGGCTAGAGAATTTAATATTTCAAGATTTCATTTCAAAGAAGCTGACAGACAAAATAGTTTGTTTAAATCTTTTACAGATCAAATAATTTCTACCTCTGTTCATGATATTGAAATTTTTAACGAATTGAATGAAGAGTGGGAATATGCCTTTGTCAGTCCGGTTTTTCCGAGTATTTCTAAAAAAGGATACGGAGAAAATTCAAATATTTTAAATGATATGAAAAGAAGGAAGAATTTAGATGTAAAAATGATTGCTTTGGGAGGAATTAATGAAAACAATATATATGAAGTTTTTGACAATAATATTGATGGATTGGCTTTATTAGGAGCAATTTGGGAAAGTGAAGAACCTTTAAATGTTTTCAAAAAATGCAGGCACAACGTCCTTTTGTAA
- a CDS encoding DUF2867 domain-containing protein — protein sequence MVKKSKIPDHSILKMGNKSFDYVDCYQSSFMDEANKIDITKIGKLFFISGPKWVDGLFTVRNKVVRLLGLKTPGDPTDRQKQLDNFKCDKGEQLGLFKVFDKTDNEVILGEDDKHLDFRVSLLLDKLASKTEQKNLTITTTVKFNNSFGRLYFLPVRAFHKLIVPTMLKGIIKQLENETTTNR from the coding sequence ATGGTAAAAAAATCCAAAATACCAGACCATTCAATATTAAAAATGGGCAACAAATCGTTTGACTATGTTGATTGTTACCAAAGTTCGTTTATGGACGAAGCAAACAAAATTGACATTACTAAAATTGGGAAATTATTTTTTATAAGTGGACCAAAATGGGTGGACGGATTGTTTACAGTCAGAAACAAAGTTGTTAGGCTATTGGGCTTAAAAACTCCGGGTGACCCAACCGACAGACAAAAACAACTTGACAATTTTAAATGTGATAAAGGCGAACAACTTGGACTTTTCAAAGTGTTTGACAAAACTGACAACGAAGTTATTTTAGGTGAAGACGACAAACATTTAGATTTTAGAGTTTCATTATTACTTGACAAACTTGCCAGCAAAACTGAACAAAAAAACTTAACAATAACAACAACCGTAAAATTCAACAATTCATTCGGCCGACTTTATTTTTTGCCTGTTCGTGCGTTTCATAAACTTATCGTTCCTACAATGTTGAAAGGAATTATTAAACAACTTGAAAATGAAACAACAACGAACCGTTAA
- the thiS gene encoding sulfur carrier protein ThiS — protein MMGIPKVYLKILGMELTINHTLKTFDVLPETLEALLAIEIPHKRKGIAMALNNRIIPESFWAETFLSNKDSILIITATQGG, from the coding sequence ATGATGGGCATTCCTAAAGTGTATTTAAAAATTTTAGGAATGGAGCTCACAATCAATCACACACTAAAAACTTTTGATGTACTTCCAGAAACACTGGAAGCATTACTTGCTATTGAAATACCCCACAAACGCAAAGGTATTGCCATGGCACTCAATAATCGCATTATTCCGGAGTCTTTCTGGGCGGAAACATTTCTCAGCAACAAAGATTCAATTTTAATTATCACTGCTACTCAAGGCGGTTAA
- a CDS encoding thiazole synthase encodes MKNQPLIIADKTFESRLFLGTGKFGNLSEMTDSIIASGSEMVTMALKRIDSQSSEDDLLNALKPTRAHLLPNTSGARTAKEAVLAAQLAREALETNWVKLEIHPDPKYLLPDPIETLYATEELAKLGFVVMPYIHADPVLCKRLEDVGTAVVMPLGAPIGTNKGLRTLDFLEIIISQSNVPVVVDAGIGAPSDAAKAMEMGADAVLVNTAIAVAGNPVNMALAFKEGIIAGRRAFEAGLGAIAQHAEASSPLTAFLFD; translated from the coding sequence ATGAAAAACCAACCTTTAATTATAGCAGACAAAACCTTTGAATCAAGATTGTTTTTAGGAACAGGAAAATTCGGAAATCTTTCAGAAATGACCGATTCTATTATTGCTTCGGGAAGTGAGATGGTGACGATGGCGTTAAAAAGAATCGATTCTCAATCTTCAGAAGATGATTTATTAAATGCTTTGAAACCGACAAGAGCTCATCTTCTGCCCAATACATCAGGAGCACGAACAGCTAAAGAAGCGGTTTTGGCGGCACAGTTGGCAAGAGAAGCTTTGGAAACAAATTGGGTGAAACTGGAAATCCATCCTGATCCTAAATATTTATTGCCCGATCCGATAGAGACTTTATATGCAACAGAAGAATTGGCGAAATTGGGATTTGTTGTGATGCCGTACATTCATGCCGATCCAGTTTTGTGTAAACGTTTGGAAGATGTGGGAACAGCTGTGGTAATGCCTTTGGGAGCACCAATTGGTACCAATAAAGGGCTGAGAACCTTAGATTTTTTAGAAATCATCATCAGCCAAAGTAACGTTCCGGTTGTTGTGGACGCAGGAATTGGGGCTCCTTCTGATGCGGCAAAAGCAATGGAAATGGGAGCGGACGCAGTACTGGTAAATACAGCGATAGCCGTTGCAGGAAATCCTGTAAATATGGCATTGGCTTTTAAAGAAGGCATAATTGCCGGCAGAAGAGCTTTTGAAGCAGGTTTGGGAGCAATTGCACAACACGCAGAGGCATCAAGTCCGCTGACTGCTTTTTTGTTTGATTAA
- a CDS encoding hydroxymethylpyrimidine/phosphomethylpyrimidine kinase, which produces MQAQRPFVMSIAGYDPSGGAGLLADIKTFEQLKVQGLGVCSAMTLQTESEFFNIQWESLDKVLSAIGVLMKKYFVEAVKIGVVKDAEFLHEIIRQIKLHNAEAKIVWDPVLKSTSKYYFFDLHTISDLKKVLKEIDVITPNYNEYKVLQKTGLFQDLCSVLIKGGHRKDKIGTDILVDVGREISIEPNDKTLVYYPKHGSGCVLSSAIASYLAKGENLETACRNGKRYTEKFLTSNPTLLGFHSN; this is translated from the coding sequence ATGCAGGCACAACGTCCTTTTGTAATGAGTATTGCGGGTTATGACCCAAGTGGTGGGGCTGGTTTATTGGCAGATATCAAAACCTTTGAACAATTAAAAGTTCAAGGATTGGGAGTTTGTTCGGCAATGACTTTGCAAACAGAATCTGAGTTTTTCAATATTCAATGGGAATCATTAGACAAAGTTTTATCTGCGATTGGTGTTTTAATGAAAAAATATTTCGTTGAAGCAGTAAAAATTGGAGTGGTAAAAGATGCCGAGTTTTTACATGAAATCATTAGACAGATTAAATTACATAATGCCGAAGCCAAAATTGTTTGGGATCCTGTGTTGAAAAGCACTTCCAAGTATTATTTTTTTGATTTACATACAATTTCAGATTTGAAAAAAGTGTTAAAAGAAATCGACGTAATCACTCCAAATTATAATGAATATAAGGTTTTACAAAAAACCGGTCTTTTTCAAGATTTATGTTCAGTACTAATAAAAGGAGGACATAGAAAAGATAAAATAGGAACCGATATTTTAGTGGATGTAGGAAGAGAAATTTCAATTGAGCCCAACGATAAAACCTTGGTTTATTATCCAAAACACGGTTCGGGTTGTGTGCTCTCTTCGGCTATTGCAAGTTATCTGGCTAAAGGTGAAAATTTAGAAACAGCCTGTCGAAACGGAAAACGATACACTGAAAAATTTTTAACAAGCAATCCTACGTTGCTTGGATTTCATTCAAATTAA
- a CDS encoding helix-turn-helix domain-containing protein, with protein MTAEVQLVLQYIQHTNKNVFLTGKAGTGKTTLLKKILSTTHKNTVVVAPTGIAALNAGGVTIHSFFQLPFSGYIPTADFKNADNGMYFETKKTITRHFKMNQTKQTLIKNLELLVIDEVSMLRADLLDAMNEMLQFVRKSNAPFGGVQVLFIGDLWQLPPVVRHADWQVMKQFYSGIYFFNAWIMQQTQPVYIELKKIYRQDDEAFIRLLNNFRTNNNTPQDYELLEKQVNENFDTKKNKGYITLTTHNRKADDINDKELNNLKAQEYVFLPEIIGDFPEKMYPLEPELVLKKGAQVMFVKNDLSFEKRYYNGKIGTVFYVSENEIEVYLPDDNVKITVEKYEWQNVRYALNEQTKEIEEEVLGTFVQYPLKLAWAITVHKSQGLTFDKAVLDINDVFMSGQAYVALSRLRSLNGLVLSKPVAIRSISADENVLSFARQNESTDNENPLVQAKLEYLWLQVKDTFDWINAHKEFLKWIETWVTEKKSTRKIYAPWAQKQERLLETIKNVGLKFLQELHTLFTQDDFRIDHLLQRLTKAYAYFYPKLDELAYDTLFVLEQSKKKKGFVLFTEQLRVFEDEHIKMVLKLIKTNKMVQLFGSGIDFTNENLNDQDITSYRLNHLTGIKEILRTQILDIDTVETDDLKEIPKTVKVTTIDKTFELWQRKRTIKEIAEERKLSVQTITQHIGKLIGQQKIDVTEVLSTKKIMELEKLFENQSDKTLTELKAEASETTTWEELRIFKAYLEVKK; from the coding sequence ATGACAGCCGAAGTACAATTAGTTTTACAATATATACAGCACACCAATAAAAACGTATTTTTAACCGGTAAAGCAGGCACGGGTAAAACAACATTGCTTAAAAAAATTCTTTCAACAACGCACAAAAACACGGTGGTTGTAGCACCAACAGGCATTGCGGCTTTAAATGCGGGCGGTGTAACCATTCATTCGTTTTTTCAACTGCCATTTTCGGGTTATATTCCTACAGCCGATTTTAAAAATGCCGACAACGGTATGTATTTCGAAACCAAAAAGACAATTACTCGTCATTTTAAAATGAATCAAACCAAGCAAACACTGATTAAAAATCTGGAATTACTGGTTATTGATGAAGTTTCTATGCTGCGTGCCGATTTGTTAGATGCTATGAATGAAATGTTGCAATTTGTCCGAAAATCAAATGCACCATTTGGTGGTGTTCAGGTTTTATTTATTGGCGATTTGTGGCAGTTGCCGCCGGTTGTACGGCACGCCGATTGGCAGGTAATGAAACAGTTTTATAGCGGAATCTACTTTTTTAACGCCTGGATTATGCAACAAACGCAGCCGGTTTATATAGAATTAAAAAAGATTTACCGTCAAGATGATGAAGCTTTTATACGTTTGTTGAATAATTTTAGAACAAACAACAATACACCGCAAGATTATGAACTGCTGGAAAAACAAGTAAACGAAAATTTTGATACCAAGAAAAACAAAGGCTACATTACGCTTACCACACACAACCGTAAAGCCGACGATATCAACGATAAAGAATTAAATAATTTAAAGGCACAAGAATATGTTTTTCTGCCCGAAATTATTGGCGATTTTCCTGAAAAAATGTATCCGTTAGAACCCGAATTGGTTCTTAAAAAAGGGGCACAGGTAATGTTTGTTAAAAACGATTTAAGTTTTGAAAAACGTTATTACAACGGAAAAATCGGAACCGTTTTTTATGTATCCGAAAATGAAATAGAAGTTTATTTACCAGATGATAACGTAAAAATTACCGTTGAAAAATACGAATGGCAAAATGTTAGATACGCTTTAAACGAACAAACTAAAGAAATTGAAGAAGAAGTTTTAGGAACGTTTGTGCAGTATCCGTTAAAATTGGCGTGGGCAATAACCGTTCACAAATCGCAAGGTTTAACGTTTGATAAAGCCGTTTTGGATATTAACGATGTTTTTATGAGCGGGCAGGCGTATGTTGCTTTGTCGCGTTTGCGTAGTTTAAACGGTTTGGTATTGTCTAAACCCGTTGCAATCCGTTCTATTTCGGCAGATGAAAATGTATTGTCGTTTGCCAGACAAAATGAATCGACTGATAACGAAAATCCGTTGGTTCAGGCAAAATTAGAATATTTGTGGTTGCAAGTAAAAGATACCTTTGATTGGATCAATGCACACAAAGAATTTTTAAAATGGATTGAAACCTGGGTAACCGAAAAAAAATCGACCCGAAAAATTTATGCACCTTGGGCACAAAAGCAGGAACGTTTGCTGGAAACGATTAAAAATGTCGGACTAAAATTTCTACAGGAATTACATACGCTTTTCACGCAAGATGATTTTAGAATTGATCATTTATTACAACGTTTAACAAAAGCGTACGCTTATTTTTATCCAAAGTTAGATGAATTAGCTTACGATACATTGTTTGTGTTAGAACAGTCTAAAAAGAAGAAAGGTTTTGTGCTTTTTACCGAACAATTACGTGTTTTTGAAGACGAACATATAAAGATGGTTTTAAAGTTGATTAAAACCAATAAAATGGTGCAATTATTTGGCAGTGGAATTGATTTTACCAATGAAAATTTAAACGATCAGGATATTACTTCATATCGTTTAAACCATTTAACGGGAATTAAAGAAATTCTGCGTACACAGATTTTAGATATAGATACGGTAGAAACCGATGATTTAAAAGAAATTCCTAAAACCGTAAAAGTAACAACAATAGATAAAACATTTGAATTGTGGCAACGAAAACGAACCATAAAAGAAATAGCCGAAGAACGTAAGCTATCCGTGCAAACAATTACACAACATATTGGAAAATTAATCGGTCAGCAAAAAATTGATGTAACCGAAGTGCTTTCAACAAAAAAAATAATGGAACTGGAAAAACTATTTGAAAATCAATCTGATAAAACGTTAACTGAACTAAAAGCCGAAGCTTCGGAAACCACTACCTGGGAAGAATTACGGATTTTTAAAGCGTATTTGGAAGTGAAGAAATAA
- the thiC gene encoding phosphomethylpyrimidine synthase ThiC produces MAHNITRSPFPNSKKIYVEGTIHPINVAMREIELSPTKLSNGTLEHNPPVTVYDTSGPYTDENSEINIEKGLPRIREQWILDRNDVEILDGITSEYGKARLADSKLDELRFSYNHKPKVAKEGREVTQLYYAKQGIITPEMEYIAIRENQRIEQLDSVSKEMAFQHQGNSFGAKTPKNKITPEFVKDEIAAGRAIIPNNINHPESEPMIIGRNFLVKINANIGNSAVSSSIEEEVEKAVWACRWGADTIMDLSTGKNIHETREWIIRNSPVPIGTVPIYQALEKVKGVAEDLTWEIFKDTLIEQAEQGVSYFTIHAGVLLRYIHLTAKRVTGIVSRGGSIMAKWCLYHHKENFLYTHFEEICEIMKKYDVAFSLGDGLRPGSIADANDEAQFAELETLGELTKIAWKHNVQVMIEGPGHVPMHMIKENMDKQLEVCDEAPFYTLGPLTTDIAPGYDHITSGIGAAMIGWFGCAMLCYVTPKEHLGLPNKEDVKVGVITYKLAAHAADLAKGHPGAQYRDNALSKARFEFRWEDQFNLSLDPDTARSYHDETLPADGAKIAHFCSMCGPKFCSMKITQEIRESAEKGMFDKSQEFIEKGKEIYI; encoded by the coding sequence ATGGCTCACAACATCACACGTTCGCCGTTTCCGAACTCAAAAAAAATCTATGTTGAAGGGACAATTCACCCGATCAATGTAGCAATGCGTGAAATAGAACTAAGTCCTACAAAATTATCTAATGGAACTTTAGAACATAATCCACCTGTTACAGTTTATGATACTTCAGGACCTTACACGGATGAAAACTCTGAAATTAATATCGAAAAAGGTCTTCCAAGAATCCGTGAACAATGGATCTTAGACAGAAATGATGTAGAAATTCTTGACGGAATTACTTCCGAATATGGAAAAGCCCGCCTTGCCGATTCAAAGCTGGACGAATTGCGTTTTTCTTACAATCACAAACCAAAAGTTGCAAAAGAAGGACGGGAAGTTACCCAGTTGTATTATGCAAAACAGGGAATCATCACACCTGAAATGGAATATATTGCCATCAGAGAAAATCAAAGAATTGAACAGTTGGATTCTGTTTCAAAAGAAATGGCTTTTCAACATCAGGGAAATAGTTTTGGAGCTAAAACCCCGAAAAATAAAATCACTCCTGAATTTGTAAAAGACGAAATAGCCGCTGGAAGAGCAATTATTCCAAACAATATCAATCACCCCGAAAGTGAACCGATGATTATTGGACGAAATTTCCTGGTTAAAATTAATGCGAACATTGGAAACAGTGCTGTTTCATCAAGTATCGAAGAAGAAGTAGAAAAAGCAGTTTGGGCTTGCCGATGGGGTGCGGATACGATTATGGATTTATCCACCGGAAAAAATATCCACGAAACCAGAGAATGGATTATCAGAAACAGTCCGGTTCCGATTGGTACGGTTCCTATTTATCAGGCATTGGAAAAAGTAAAAGGAGTTGCCGAAGATTTAACCTGGGAGATTTTTAAAGATACGTTGATTGAACAGGCAGAACAGGGAGTTTCCTATTTCACGATTCACGCCGGAGTTTTGTTGAGATACATTCATTTAACAGCAAAACGTGTGACGGGAATTGTTTCCAGAGGAGGTTCTATCATGGCAAAATGGTGCCTGTACCATCATAAAGAAAACTTTTTATACACGCATTTTGAGGAAATCTGCGAAATCATGAAAAAATATGACGTTGCTTTTTCTTTAGGAGATGGTCTTCGCCCGGGCTCAATTGCCGATGCGAATGATGAAGCACAGTTTGCAGAACTGGAAACGTTAGGAGAACTGACAAAAATTGCATGGAAACATAACGTTCAGGTAATGATTGAAGGGCCTGGTCACGTTCCAATGCACATGATTAAAGAAAATATGGACAAACAATTGGAAGTATGTGATGAAGCTCCTTTTTATACCTTAGGTCCATTGACTACGGATATTGCACCGGGTTATGATCACATTACTTCGGGAATTGGAGCAGCGATGATTGGCTGGTTTGGTTGTGCTATGTTGTGTTACGTAACGCCGAAAGAACATTTGGGACTTCCTAATAAAGAAGACGTAAAAGTTGGAGTAATCACTTATAAATTAGCTGCTCATGCTGCTGATTTAGCGAAAGGTCATCCCGGAGCGCAATATAGAGACAATGCTTTAAGTAAGGCAAGATTTGAATTCCGTTGGGAAGATCAGTTCAATCTTTCATTAGATCCGGATACAGCAAGGTCTTATCATGATGAAACACTGCCGGCAGACGGAGCAAAAATCGCCCATTTCTGCTCAATGTGCGGACCGAAATTCTGTTCAATGAAAATCACACAGGAAATTCGTGAATCTGCTGAAAAGGGAATGTTCGACAAATCTCAGGAGTTTATCGAAAAAGGCAAGGAAATTTATATATGA
- a CDS encoding HesA/MoeB/ThiF family protein, with the protein MKNEDIFMRYSRQIFIEEIGLEGQRKIMNAKVLVIGAGGLGSPVIQYLAASGIGTLGVADFDEVELHNLNRQIIHNENSVGKSKVKSAEEFVKNLNHQVQFISIEQKIDESNAKELISQFDIVVDGSDNFETRYLVNDVCVKLNKPLVYGSILGFSGQVAIFNYNQSKNLRDIFPEPPFDENLPDCDSLGVLGVLPGIVGSMMANLVLKIITDLPMRLNQLTLIDTWNWKFQTIDF; encoded by the coding sequence ATGAAGAATGAAGACATTTTTATGCGTTACAGCCGACAAATATTCATTGAAGAAATTGGTTTGGAAGGTCAGCGAAAAATCATGAATGCCAAAGTTTTGGTAATTGGAGCCGGAGGTTTGGGAAGTCCTGTGATACAGTATCTTGCAGCATCTGGAATAGGAACGTTAGGCGTAGCAGATTTTGATGAGGTTGAATTACATAATTTAAACCGCCAAATCATCCATAATGAAAATTCTGTTGGCAAATCGAAGGTAAAAAGTGCAGAAGAATTTGTGAAAAATCTGAATCATCAGGTTCAATTCATTTCCATTGAACAAAAAATCGATGAGTCGAATGCTAAAGAACTAATTTCTCAATTTGATATCGTTGTGGATGGTTCAGATAATTTTGAGACAAGGTATTTAGTGAACGATGTTTGTGTAAAACTGAATAAGCCTTTGGTTTACGGAAGCATTCTTGGTTTTTCCGGACAGGTTGCGATTTTCAATTACAACCAAAGCAAGAATTTGAGAGATATTTTCCCAGAACCTCCTTTTGATGAAAACCTTCCCGATTGCGACAGCTTGGGAGTTTTGGGAGTACTACCGGGAATTGTGGGAAGTATGATGGCAAATTTAGTTTTGAAAATCATTACAGATTTGCCAATGCGATTAAACCAGCTGACTTTGATCGATACGTGGAACTGGAAATTTCAAACAATTGATTTTTAA
- the thiH gene encoding 2-iminoacetate synthase ThiH: MKSFKDFFERYQWDEIKAKLEKVTLSDVERSLQKKKKTTEDFLNFLSPVAAQKLELMAKMTQQLTQKRFGKTIQLYAPLYLSNECQNICIYCGFSLDNTIRRKTLTDTELMIEAMVLKSMGVNHVLLVSGEANKTVGTDYFLNAVKLLKPHFANISIEVQPLSEEEYQQLHNAGVNAVLVYQETYHQEVYKEYHPKGKKSNFNFRLETPDRIGKAGIHKIGLGVLLGLEDWRVDSFFNALHIDYLQKQYWKSRYSVSFPRLRPAEGIIEPNFIMSDRDLLQLICAYRIWNEELEISISTRENEKFRNNIISLGATAMSAASKTNPGGYAVDKESLEQFETSDERSMEAIKNIIKEAGYDPIMKDWDTVYSGI; this comes from the coding sequence ATGAAGAGTTTTAAAGATTTTTTTGAACGTTATCAATGGGATGAAATCAAAGCAAAACTTGAAAAAGTGACGTTATCCGATGTAGAAAGAAGCCTTCAGAAAAAGAAAAAAACAACCGAAGATTTTCTTAATTTTCTTTCACCTGTTGCCGCTCAAAAGCTTGAATTAATGGCGAAAATGACTCAACAGCTTACTCAAAAACGTTTTGGCAAAACCATTCAGCTATATGCGCCGTTGTATTTGAGCAATGAATGTCAGAATATTTGTATCTATTGTGGTTTTAGTTTGGATAATACCATTAGAAGAAAAACGCTGACTGATACTGAGTTGATGATTGAAGCCATGGTTTTGAAATCAATGGGAGTTAATCATGTGTTGCTGGTAAGTGGTGAAGCAAATAAAACGGTCGGAACAGATTATTTTTTGAATGCTGTTAAATTATTAAAACCTCATTTTGCCAATATCTCAATTGAAGTCCAGCCTTTATCAGAAGAAGAATATCAGCAGTTGCATAACGCGGGTGTAAATGCTGTTTTGGTGTATCAGGAAACCTACCATCAGGAAGTATATAAAGAATATCATCCGAAAGGGAAAAAATCAAATTTCAATTTTCGTTTAGAAACTCCCGACAGAATAGGAAAAGCCGGAATTCATAAAATAGGATTAGGTGTTTTATTAGGCTTGGAAGACTGGAGAGTGGATAGTTTTTTCAACGCTCTTCATATCGATTACCTTCAAAAACAATATTGGAAAAGCAGGTATTCGGTTTCATTTCCAAGGCTTCGACCTGCCGAAGGAATTATTGAACCGAATTTTATCATGTCTGATAGGGATTTACTACAGTTAATCTGTGCTTACAGAATCTGGAATGAAGAATTGGAAATTTCTATTTCAACCAGAGAAAATGAAAAATTCCGAAACAATATTATTTCATTGGGTGCAACGGCAATGAGTGCAGCTTCTAAAACCAATCCTGGTGGATATGCGGTAGATAAGGAGTCTTTAGAGCAATTTGAAACCAGCGATGAAAGAAGTATGGAAGCAATTAAAAATATTATTAAAGAAGCGGGATACGATCCGATCATGAAAGATTGGGATACTGTTTACAGCGGAATTTAA
- a CDS encoding thiamine phosphate synthase, which produces MEKLQYISQGFTIEDQELNIRKALDHGAQWIQVRWKNAQKQEFIKLCEISKKLCSDNQTVCIINDHVQIAKDIDADGVHLGLKDTSIETARNILGQNKIIGGTANTISDVLQRMNEPCDYIGLGPLRFTSTKEQLSPILGFEGYQKIIENLKERSLEIPKIFAIGGVVLEDIELLQQIGIYGAAVSGQITHQPSLINEFKKAMK; this is translated from the coding sequence ATGGAAAAATTACAATATATCTCACAAGGATTCACCATAGAAGATCAGGAATTGAATATAAGAAAAGCGCTTGATCATGGGGCTCAATGGATTCAGGTTCGCTGGAAGAATGCTCAGAAACAGGAATTTATTAAGCTTTGTGAAATTTCGAAAAAATTGTGTTCAGATAATCAAACCGTTTGTATCATTAATGATCACGTTCAGATTGCAAAAGATATCGATGCAGATGGCGTTCATTTAGGATTAAAAGATACTTCTATTGAAACTGCACGAAATATTTTAGGTCAAAATAAAATCATTGGAGGAACGGCAAACACCATTTCGGATGTTCTTCAAAGAATGAACGAACCTTGCGATTACATAGGTTTGGGACCTTTGCGGTTTACTTCAACCAAAGAACAGTTAAGTCCGATTTTAGGTTTTGAGGGCTATCAGAAGATTATTGAAAACTTAAAAGAAAGATCTTTAGAAATTCCAAAAATATTCGCCATTGGCGGAGTCGTTTTGGAAGACATCGAACTATTACAACAAATTGGAATTTACGGAGCAGCCGTTTCAGGACAAATTACCCATCAGCCTTCATTAATCAACGAATTTAAAAAAGCAATGAAATGA